In Cheilinus undulatus linkage group 3, ASM1832078v1, whole genome shotgun sequence, the genomic window ATGATGTCCGATCAGTTTAATGTACCAcaagtggactccaatcaaagtgttgaaacatctcagcaaagatctagagaaatgggaggaacctgagctaaatttacagtgttttaaaGAAGGATCTGAATAggatatttcaatttttcatttacattcatttgcaaacatttctacaaatttagtttcactttgtcatgatggagtacTGCGTAAGAATGAgaataaaattgttttaaacaactggagcatcaggctgaaacatagCAAACTTGAAAATGTGAacagggtctgaatactttctgaatgaactATATTTACTATATTTACAGCATTGAATCAAGAATTTGCTTAACTTTTCAAGTGgtcaacattaaaaacaaacatttttgtaagATGAAAGTATATCAACTTAAAAGACAATATTTTAAAGAGTgtatagctgctaagaagctaAAATATGTTGCAAAGTCTCTGTGACCTCACAATATGTAAGAcagcagtgacctttgacctccaaaatctaatcagtttacCCTAAAGTCCAAGTGTAGGTTGGAGCAAAAATCCCTCAATGCATTCTTGATATATTGGGCTCACGAGTTATGAAGTGACACCTCAAGCAGGCATCAATGTCCAATCACTGAACAAACATCCTCTCAGTGTGGGgggtctatttaagctgcaaaatGTCCAGTCTCTgcctctgctctgctcctgCAAGCTCTGACCTGCATCAAAACTATACTCTTGGTTTCAATCAATCCACCAACCCAGCTTCCACCTGTAAGAACCATCTGGGGTTAAAGATGCTAACTCATCATTCCACAAATTTCTGCAAATAAATCTGTGAGGTGTGATAAATCTAAACTCCAAATACAAACTATTAAACATTCAAACAGCTGCATTATTGAGTTATCTGACTGGAATTTGTTGTCTCAGATACTCACACACACTTCCTAAAAGAAGAGTCTGGACCGCTGTAGATCCGTGGACTGGTTGGTAACCCGTAAtctacacagacagacagagttAATAACCCCGCATCTCTCTGACACATTAATAGCAGCCTGGATCTAACATGCTACCGTGCTTGCTGGACTCGGAGCAGGTCCTCTTGTGTCGGACGGCGATGGGAGGCGGGGTCGACTTCCTGCTTCCTGTCAGAGAGAAGAATACCTCcccctcttcatcctcttcttcacctcctccttcacccccagctggaggaggaggaggaggaggaacatTTGGAGCTGCAGGACGACAAAAGATGGAAGATTAATTTCGCAGAAACAGTGAGGTTTAATGTCATCACTGCTGTAATGaactttattttatcttttcttcCTAACTGGTGAAAGCACGCAGGGACAGTGTCTTACTTCACCTTTGACTCtcggaggcagaggaggagccGGAGAGGATGGCGGAGGAGGAGGTGGGCTGGAGACGGGGCCGGAGGTCCGATTGTGGAGATCCATGGCCATGGCGAGCCTCCTCCCCACGCTGAGCAGACCTCcacctgctgctgcagaggagTTCGGAGTGGCTGAGGAGTTGGACTGACTGAAACTAAAGGGAcgggaggagaaggagaaggaggaggtgaaggtggacgaggaggaagaggaggagcgCTCCTTTTTCACAGGACCATTCTGAAACAAAGGAGGAAAGAGAGTCAGAGCAATTACTGTTAAAGGGAGGCATTGTTTGGGCACATTTAGATGATTGAAATAATCAAACAATCGAGAGCAGTGTgttttttgtcacagtttttttattgaattttataccaaacaaagaaaagaaattagTTTAACAGCTAGAACATAGAGAAAGGCCTGCAGATCAgttataaaaaataacaatatatgTGTAAGTaaatcaataattaaaaaaaaacttaaatagaATCACCTGGTAAAGAACCCAAGATTATAAAATTATGTGTATGAAAACACCGAAACATTCATTTATGCACACATGAAATAAGGATATTTATAAATGCCACAGAATTATTCTATCTAAAATAATGGTGGTGATTTGTTAGTCTTTATGTATTATCAGCTAAATGCAGTCTCCTAACCTGGTCAATGACTTCATTCATCTTTGTATAGTAATACAAACAGTTCCtctaaaccaaaataaaacttacAAGAGAATTTATACAAATGAAATCTGCACCCCACATTAAAGAGGTTAAAGATGATTATTGCCAAATTTCTcctattttttaaagatgttttatatttggggatttttgtgCCTTCATTTAGGAAAAaggacagtggaaagagtcAGAAACGGGGATGACAAAGTGGGAAAGAGTCCACACGTGGGACTTGAATCAGGGCAACCTGAGTGcatggggtgcaacctaaccCCTAGACCAGTGATGATCAACTGGCcacctgagggccacatcaggccccctaGGACATTATTACATTCAGAAATatagagagggaaaaaaaagatatatatcaggtatcttttttttaaattccctcCAGCTATTAAACCccaaaaacaactgagattgaaaaaaaaaatgcctggGTTGGTTTCATGTTTGAcccattttacagaaatccacccgTCACCCATGATtagcaaatatgatgcatgataaacacaaacTTTGCTTTCCGCTAAATTAAAATtcttggtttcttttttttttttttgggcctttttgcctttattagataggacagtggatagagagacatgcgtatatggcatgcgccttaaccactcgactactggcgcgcCTCTTGGTTTCTTTCTACTTCAGGAATTTTCCTACCTGAGAATTAATACTAAAGACCTCAGTCTTGCATGGGTTTTTCACCAAACAggacacagcatattagcatcagcCTCAGAGATGGAGAACACAACAGCCCCAGAATTATATTCAGCTAAATAtttcaatcgcccccttgtggcaggCTATggtatagggactgatctcactttTGTAGTATCCATCAAGGAAAAACCTgacccttgtacaaatgtagttgatgacccctgcccgAGGCCATCTGTACCCCAATTTCTCCTACTTTTGATGGATTAATTGCTCATTCTAAGACATCTgcataagaaaacaaaacttgTGCATTCAGTGACTTGTACTGAAAATCTTTTAGATGATGCATGCATCTTAATCTACAGTGTGAACAAGAAACAAGCAGAGaactttttacaactttttaaagcaGATAAAGATCAGAAGACTGTCGCCACAGTTACCTTGTCTTCAAAGTCATCATCACTGTCATAGAGATCGTCATGGCGAAGCCTCCACTCGTACTCTACGTGGACGTGATGGTCAAACAAACCGGACTGAGCCTGCTGCAGCTGCATAAACACATCACAGTAAGCATACTACACAGTGATCAATATTTCTGATTATCAATATCTATGATCAGAGGGATGAACTCACCAGCGTCTCACAGTGGCTGTGCTTCAACCTGCGGCTCATGTCTAGAGCCGTCTCTCCTAACTCGTTCTCtgttcaaacacaaacagagccaATGATATCATGAAGATGAAGATATAGCTAGAGAGGAATTTCACCACTAAATTGTCCACCCAgccttaacatttttaattgaaaaaatatctaatatcTATATTTAAGCTCTGGTAAAGCTCTCTTCTTTCAGACAAAGTCCtcttatttaacaaaaatgaaaaaaaatctccattttacaaatacaaatatcttcacattattttaaacattcttaCTCTCTGAGGATTTTCTCCATTCTGAACATCATTATTACCATACATGACATAATTTTAGAAAGCTCCTATTTCCATTAGCCATTAGCCTTTTGAATATCTCAATGTAACATTAATTTAtctatgatttatttattttactgtcaTTGTTATTGAGTCTTATGTGccctaactttcctctgtttatTCCTGTGGTTTAAATTGTACTGCTGGCTGTGAAGCAAATTATTCCAAAAGGATAATAATAGAAGATGATTCCAAAATGTCATTACTTTCtaaatattcttttcatttccacattttccaaaatatctgattttgtatatttatatgtatttcaATACTGTATTTATTATGATAAAGGAAAACACATCCATCAAGGAGAGAAAGACAGGCAGGTTGGTAACACTCCAGGTGCAGTAATTGTTAGTAGTAAGTGTAAATGTGCATTACTGATGTTTGTGCTGGCTCTGGCTCTCAGCAGCAGTCTCACACAGTCGCTCTTGTTGTGCAGGCAGCTGTAGTGCAGCGCCGTGTTTCCTGATGATGTCTGCATGTCCACATTAgagctaaaacaacaaaaacacagtttaatgcatgtgcaaacacattcacacagactGTGATTGATGAAGCTCTATCAGAGCAAACTGACCAGTTCTGAGCCAGGAAGTCCAGGATGTGCAGCGACGTCCTGTCAGCCAATAGGACGGCCAGATGGAGCGCTGTCTCACCTTTCTCCTGTTGGCATGGAAACTTATTAGTAAGCTTATGAGTTTACCTGTTTGTTAATTGATGTCTGTACCTACCCCAGCCTGTCATCAGTATGTTCTGATTTACATTTCCTATGACATCTGctgtttcctcttcctcccttcATTTAGTTTTCCTCATTGCTTTTGCTAAAGCTGGGCATGAGTGTAAGATGTAGCTATGTGTTTGATGTTTCAGAATTAGTGACATACTTTTGCAGTATTATAGGAGAACACAGAAGAAACTGGACTTCTTTTTGTAGAAGGAGGGGTTCCAGTggcctgacatgccagatggatttgtttcacacgtttgggaaagggcagaggatttgaaaagaaCTCGGAGGGttattggatgaacgttctgtctgtcacatttttacaggccaatcagagtcatgtcagtacacgacttctgtcatttttgaaaggaaacaactcactgctgttcgttgttcttcttttaacggagtaatgtcgtcaagttctgataaaactgacgcagcattcacactaatgtcttctacCATAATTGCACccgcctcttgttgctgcttgcttacatcacaactccgccgcgcctgaaagtactgcccctcgtcgctgattggtcctgtcagtttctaaccagacccaaatgattcagacgggagctttgcaagatggattcgccagtgaaaaacaaggacacgggcatatccatctgctttgcaaggttagggttCCAGAGTTTCAGTGAGTAAAAGCTGTTGTTGCTTTGCAGACCTCACTATTATGACGTCTTTGGAAGATCTGCCATTGACATGAAGCTATGCATGATGCATTTTGGTTGATGATTATTATGTGGATTTTAGAGCAATTAAAATAAGAGGAAGTGACGAGTTAGATTTACCTTAATAACATAAAAGACTATTAAATAAAGAGATTCACAAATAAAGAAACATGTGAAGAACGgactaaaaacacatttcttcataCACAGGCTGTTATTATAAGCATACAGAAGCCCTAATGTCTGTGCAGCTGTTCACATGAATACCTCTAAGTTTAgggtttcattaaaaatgttaaaataagcTCATTAGACTGCAACCGGCATTCATGAGTACTCTTTCAGTAGTTTTTAAACATGTTATTCAGTAGTAAAtggtcatgtttttaactgtaaTACTGCTGGACTTACCTTTAGTCCATCAAAAGCTTTTTTCACTACTATCAAAATACCATTTTACACTTCATAAAATGATGTGCAGGCATTTCAAACTTTTGAAaatttctgtgtgcaaaatgtgcactacCCCAGAGATCAATGAGGcatctgtttttgattttagtcaCAGTATAGATTAAAATCTTCTTTGGCTTTcgtcacattttagtcaaatCTACCCTTTatagatttagtctagttttagtcagcaaaaactaaaaaacattttagtccagttttaatcCATAGATAGTAATTTTATCttagttttaacttttagtCAGAAAATATATTCTCTTTGCCTGAATCTGTACTAAATTATACTTACATGTTCTAGGCACTCCATCAAACCTGGGATCACTGTTTTCTATGTCCGAGaagcagaagagctacagatttgttgtgttttaaaggATGTTACAgtacagtagagaaatatcctagattttaatttataacaaaagctaaattacattttagtctcatcttAGCCTCCTTGGCTAAAAACTacacttacttttagtcagagttttaggtataaaatacattttttcagctacgcttagtctagtctttctcctGGAAAAAAAGGTATTTAGTGACAGTTTTCAGTCATACTTTTAGacaatgaaattaacattgcATTGCATAGATTACTACAGGTAATTTGTGGATGGGAGCATTTATCTAACTCTAGTATCCAGCCAGTAACATAACCCTTTTTGGCATCCAGGTGGGGGAAGGGCCATGAGAAGCAGACGATGTGACATGAGATATAAAATGTCTATACCTGTGTATACCTGTATATGTGAGTGAACATGTGTATACCTGTATATGTGAGTGAACATGTGTATACCTGTATATGTGAGTGAACATGTGTATACCTGTATATGTGAGTGAACATGTGTATACCTGTATATGTGAGTGAACATGTGTATACCTGTATATGTTAGTGAACATGTGTATACCTGTATATGTGAGTGAACATTGGAATACCTGTATATGTGAGTGAACATGTGTATACCTGTATATGTGAGTGAACATGTGCGTACCTGTATATGTGAGCGAACATGTGGGTACCTGTATATGTGAGTGCAGTGGCTGACTCAGCTCTGTCCTCTGAGCAAACAGGTGAATCAGACTGTAGATGTCGCAGTTCTTTGTCGCCTCCTGCAGGCCAAGTCGCAGAGTTGCAGTAGAGTTGTGGCTCCGCCTCACAAAGTGGACATCCTGATACTTTGACAGGATGAAATCTTTACGCTCCCCCCtgttaaaatgatataaatataacCAATGGTAAAGAATAATAAATCTAAATCATACATTAAAACTCTTACAACAGGAGAAACATGCAGCTGTACGTATGTTGTCTCACATGTGGCTGTGCTGAGAGGGCTTCATGGACGGACTCAGCAGGTTTGCCTccagtatttcattaaaaccaGAGTTTCCAACATTCCTGGCCAACTGGAAGAGAGACGATAGTAAGGATTTTATCAAAAACAGTAACTGGAAAAATTCATATCTGAAAATAGTGAAGGCAGATTtctgttcaacatgagtctggctGTGTTCAAGGTTTCTGCCTTTTAAAAGGAAGTATTTCCCCTCCAATGCAGCTCTGCTAAACATTATGTAATGCTGTGCTCATGGTAGATTAATCTGCGTCTCATAAATGGTATGAATGATAAAATGATGGTACCATCATGGATCTGATGGATATGAAAAACTCTGGATTAAACCACAAGTGCAAAAAACGATAAATTTCATCAAGACTGTTTGGTTTTGATGAAAAGCCCAAAATCACATGAAGACAGCGGACATCAAAACTAAGTTTCCTACTCAAGCTTTCGAAGGCTGTGTTcacaaacacaattttaaaattagCAGCTTAAATCTGCCAGTTCTGGGTTGTGAGGCTGAGCCAAACTTTCAAACAAAACTAGACAACTTAAGTATGGATGACAGCAGAATAGCTTCTTATCTATCAAACCTACCAAGAggtcagaggtccccaaactGTCCAGACTCAGAGATTTAATCCTGGAGACGTGGACGCCCATCTCCCTGTGGATCCCTGAACATTCAATACAGGTGAGGATGCCTAGGTTGGTGGAGAGCCATCCAGGatctacagagagagagagagagacgagaTGTCACTGACTGCAGCATTTATAATACATTATCCTGATTACTTTCCTCATCATTGCCATTGTTGATATCATTATGATCACTTTCATCATTgctatatttttgtatttctgcaggATGATGTGTTTGGATGCCTTTTATAATATCTTGAGAAAATAAAGTGTTATTACTGCTGTTTTGAAAGGAAGTAGCAAAAGAACAAAATTGAATCATTTTTGAACGTTATACTTGATGTATTTGTTAAATATACTGGCATTTGATTGgtaaattattattttggtgATAAAATGTTAGACAAAAGGGCCAACCATAGTGCCAAaagaaaaatgccaaattttacaCTTAACTGTGACtcacaaacattaaaataatgtgGTATTTACTGTCTCTAAACAATACAAATTGAAGAATTAGGAATTCACAGACTTAGTTTTAGTTTGTAAagtttcaaacaatttttttctgataacCGCAGattagtttttctgtttttatgagtggtaatttttatttaagactttaaataGTTGATCTGaaccattttgcctctttcaacacaagtaaaaggcaaaaaaaaaaaaaactaatttaaacatGGATGTGAAAATTATTATTGCAAAACTATTCCCACTCTGTCAAACAAGTTAACAATCTCTGTTAGGTGaggaaactgaaagaaaaacatgaaattaatcCTGTTGGACACTCCTGGTGTCTTGTCATCTCTCTCTTCTTGTTCCTCAGCCAACTTAATGTAAGCAACAGAGATGAAAACAGGAATTTTTGTGCTTGTCACCTGTAGACTGTCACAATACCACATTAGGAATCAATGTCATAAAACGGATTTTGTCACTAATGCTCGCTCACATCTCGTGCTGTTGGGACACGCTGTCAGGATCCACAGAATATAAAATAGAACCTATCTAGTCTGATCGAAGACTTACTAAAAGGATCTTTAATTgggatattttttaatataagtTATTCATATGTTATgcattttgtgtcattttgtgaGTGCTACATTTGTTATGTACAGACTAAAATGGTCTGTTGATATACtgtgcaaaacaaaacattttgtctcatgGAGAATATTTACAACACTGAGTCCTATTTTGAGTATAATCCAACTAGAAGACAAATACAAttttagtcaggaacactcttgtcatacatttaaccatttattacaaaatgtacatacagttttacttggcagacaAAGCTCTGcttgctccctgggttagtcaagcagtatgctttgactttccatggctagaaaccctcaTATGGATAGATGTATTTATGAAAATGCGTACTGAATAAAATTATtacaaaagcaataaatccacAGTTGCCCGAATCTGAATTTAAGGGTTTAACAAGCTTATGCTATAAAGTAAGTAAGTTACATGAAAATTAAGTTACATttatacactgctgtgttgagagaaagagctgtgattggctgtgggagccaGGGGGTGATAactaggatcagctggccatcagctgatcacggctaaGAGTATGACTACAGTGTCCTGCATGAAATAAACAACGCTAGGCTTCATTCTGTGGACAGTTATGCTCAGGAACTTTACCTTTAGCAGCAAAGACTAGGATTCTGTTTGTTTGGGACTTTTTCAATGattaaaattaatatttaatttttccaaGCAGGCCGTGGGGGGTTAGCTTTCTTAGATAGGAGTAGGAGGTCCtaaggaaaaaagtttgggaaccactctTTATGTCGGTGATACATTGAGGTTACAGAAAGTTTCTACCAGAGCTGAATCTCATTGTttggtataaaaaggtgaaccTGAGGTCAGCttctctgactgactgacaggtTTTACCTGGAGCTCCACAGTCACAGCAGCTGTTGTTTCCCGGCATTCGTCTGATGTCGTCGGTGATGGCTCGAGTCAGATCCTCCACGCtgctctcccctcctcctccccctttcCTCCCCCCATCCAGAGCCACGTTCAGAGCCTCCTGTTTACTGTTGCTCAGCACGGAGATCCAACTGCACACAGGTGCATTAGAATAATCAATCCAGTCCTTTTAAATAACATAACTACAGCTGATGTTATCAGACTTTAACATCAGCTTGACAGGGaatatagttttatttttactcacgCCACACACTCCGCTTCATCTTCAGCTAGAAAATGGTAGGTTCGGTTATCTGAGGGACAAAATAAAGTACAGTATTTACTCACAGTGCTAACTGTTGATAACTGTTGTGCACAAGACAAGATAAAATCCTGGATTCTGACTGGCTAACACTTTTAGTAAAAGCACAGTAAAAATGAGCACATAGGCAACAATTTTGTTTGTGTAGTTGGAAGTGAACAGTATAATCAGCGACACTGAAGCTTAAAGGC contains:
- the unm_sa1614 gene encoding arf-GAP with SH3 domain, ANK repeat and PH domain-containing protein 2 isoform X2; the protein is MPECVTVSEFLQEVQEDWSSPTTSSFTSKMMSCRNTVYLLEEVLDSDRLVLQKMKKAAKAKYNAGQDHVSHLEQYINSMEKLSVNCHSNGETEVGSAFCRLADFSKELLSPMKNLLKSMLHNINFFLDSLVKGDLREVKGDLKKPFDRAWRDYESRFKQVEKEKRELARQYGMVRSEVSGGEIAEELEKERRSFQLSMCEYLIKVNEIKTKRGVDLLQNLIKHYHSQNNFLQECVSTTQRLKQYMEELNGVLVTVKQQQDEEKRQLVSLRDQLRPVVHTEQDTLPKQVYSMHQLLGDKQYGTERTGSLYKKSDGLRKMWQKRKCSVHNCYLTIAHATPNKPPTRLNLLTCQVKPSVEDKKCFDLISHNRTYHFLAEDEAECVAWISVLSNSKQEALNVALDGGRKGGGGGESSVEDLTRAITDDIRRMPGNNSCCDCGAPDPGWLSTNLGILTCIECSGIHREMGVHVSRIKSLSLDSLGTSDLLLARNVGNSGFNEILEANLLSPSMKPSQHSHMGERKDFILSKYQDVHFVRRSHNSTATLRLGLQEATKNCDIYSLIHLFAQRTELSQPLHSHIQEKGETALHLAVLLADRTSLHILDFLAQNCSNVDMQTSSGNTALHYSCLHNKSDCVRLLLRARASTNIKNELGETALDMSRRLKHSHCETLLQQAQSGLFDHHVHVEYEWRLRHDDLYDSDDDFEDKNGPVKKERSSSSSSSTFTSSFSFSSRPFSFSQSNSSATPNSSAAAGGGLLSVGRRLAMAMDLHNRTSGPVSSPPPPPPSSPAPPLPPRVKAPNVPPPPPPPAGGEGGGEEEDEEGEVFFSLTGSRKSTPPPIAVRHKRTCSESSKHDYGLPTSPRIYSGPDSSFRKCVPSSPLSSLTERPEKGGFRRADSESSSSQFLQPASKAPPNRSPTNHRSQSFDNDNRGPAPQPLPRRSLPRGSTSRRVEALYDCQADHHDELSFSEGQVLVVLGQEDNDWWHGYIEDEPDQRGLFPSSFVQPLTD
- the unm_sa1614 gene encoding arf-GAP with SH3 domain, ANK repeat and PH domain-containing protein 2 isoform X3 — its product is MPECVTVSEFLQEVQEDWSSPTTSSFTSKMMSCRNTVYLLEEVLDSDRLVLQKMKKAAKAKYNAGQDHVSHLEQYINSMEKLSVNCHSNGETEVGSAFCRLADFSKELLSPMKNLLKSMLHNINFFLDSLVKGDLREVKGDLKKPFDRAWRDYESRFKQVEKEKRELARQYGMVRSEVSGGEIAEELEKERRSFQLSMCEYLIKVNEIKTKRGVDLLQNLIKHYHSQNNFLQECVSTTQRLKQYMEELNGVLVTVKQQQDEEKRQLVSLRDQLRPVVHTEQDTLPKQVYSMHQLLGDKQYGTERTGSLYKKSDGLRKMWQKRKCSVHNCYLTIAHATPNKPPTRLNLLTCQVKPSVEDKKCFDLISHNRTYHFLAEDEAECVAWISVLSNSKQEALNVALDGGRKGGGGGESSVEDLTRAITDDIRRMPGNNSCCDCGAPDPGWLSTNLGILTCIECSGIHREMGVHVSRIKSLSLDSLGTSDLLLARNVGNSGFNEILEANLLSPSMKPSQHSHMGERKDFILSKYQDVHFVRRSHNSTATLRLGLQEATKNCDIYSLIHLFAQRTELSQPLHSHIQEKGETALHLAVLLADRTSLHILDFLAQNCSNVDMQTSSGNTALHYSCLHNKSDCVRLLLRARASTNIKNELGETALDMSRRLKHSHCETLLQQAQSGLFDHHVHVEYEWRLRHDDLYDSDDDFEDKNGPVKKERSSSSSSSTFTSSFSFSSRPFSFSQSNSSATPNSSAAAGGGLLSVGRRLAMAMDLHNRTSGPVSSPPPPPPSSPAPPLPPRVKAPNVPPPPPPPAGGEGGGEEEDEEGEVFFSLTGSRKSTPPPIAVRHKRTCSESSKHDYGLPTSPRIYSGPDSSFRKCVPSSPLSSLTERPEKGDSESSSSQFLQPASKAPPNRSPTNHRSQSFDNDNRGPAPQPLPRRSLPRGSTSRRVEALYDCQADHHDELSFSEGQVLVVLGQEDNDWWKHSSFLDRWMDGWKDYPEVSSREIKQV
- the unm_sa1614 gene encoding arf-GAP with SH3 domain, ANK repeat and PH domain-containing protein 2 isoform X1, encoding MPECVTVSEFLQEVQEDWSSPTTSSFTSKMMSCRNTVYLLEEVLDSDRLVLQKMKKAAKAKYNAGQDHVSHLEQYINSMEKLSVNCHSNGETEVGSAFCRLADFSKELLSPMKNLLKSMLHNINFFLDSLVKGDLREVKGDLKKPFDRAWRDYESRFKQVEKEKRELARQYGMVRSEVSGGEIAEELEKERRSFQLSMCEYLIKVNEIKTKRGVDLLQNLIKHYHSQNNFLQECVSTTQRLKQYMEELNGVLVTVKQQQDEEKRQLVSLRDQLRPVVHTEQDTLPKQVYSMHQLLGDKQYGTERTGSLYKKSDGLRKMWQKRKCSVHNCYLTIAHATPNKPPTRLNLLTCQVKPSVEDKKCFDLISHNRTYHFLAEDEAECVAWISVLSNSKQEALNVALDGGRKGGGGGESSVEDLTRAITDDIRRMPGNNSCCDCGAPDPGWLSTNLGILTCIECSGIHREMGVHVSRIKSLSLDSLGTSDLLLARNVGNSGFNEILEANLLSPSMKPSQHSHMGERKDFILSKYQDVHFVRRSHNSTATLRLGLQEATKNCDIYSLIHLFAQRTELSQPLHSHIQEKGETALHLAVLLADRTSLHILDFLAQNCSNVDMQTSSGNTALHYSCLHNKSDCVRLLLRARASTNIKNELGETALDMSRRLKHSHCETLLQQAQSGLFDHHVHVEYEWRLRHDDLYDSDDDFEDKNGPVKKERSSSSSSSTFTSSFSFSSRPFSFSQSNSSATPNSSAAAGGGLLSVGRRLAMAMDLHNRTSGPVSSPPPPPPSSPAPPLPPRVKAPNVPPPPPPPAGGEGGGEEEDEEGEVFFSLTGSRKSTPPPIAVRHKRTCSESSKHDYGLPTSPRIYSGPDSSFRKCVPSSPLSSLTERPEKGGFRRADSESSSSQFLQPASKAPPNRSPTNHRSQSFDNDNRGPAPQPLPRRSLPRGSTSRRVEALYDCQADHHDELSFSEGQVLVVLGQEDNDWWKHSSFLDRWMDGWKDYPEVSSREIKQV